Proteins found in one Megalobrama amblycephala isolate DHTTF-2021 linkage group LG5, ASM1881202v1, whole genome shotgun sequence genomic segment:
- the LOC125268107 gene encoding nuclear factor 7, ovary-like: MASLNVSAEDLSCPVCCEIFKTPVLLSCSHSVCKECLQQFWRIKKTQECPVCRRRSSREHPPINLVLKNLCELALTERNETSSSGSEEICSLHSEKLKLFCLEDKQPACLVCRDSQKHVSHTFRPISEVVSSYKEELNTALKSLQDKLQQNENIKGEFEKTVQHIKSQVEHTERQIKQQFEKLHQFLRDEEEATITALREEEEQKKQMMKEKLEEMNRHISALSHTIKDMEEMMKANDVCFLKKFPVSMERVQSSQPDPQMASGALIHVPRYLGNLPFRVWKKMQDIVQNTPVILDPNTAYPYLVLSDDLTSVRNSGNKQPLPDNPERFDRSLCVLGSEGFNSGTHCWDVEVKESQYWSLGVTTASNQRKGYDFFNTDVWRVSYRLSSGFCVKQKLDRVRVNLDYDRGTVSFSDPVTNTHLHTFTHTFTHTLFPFFWCNGSFSLRILPVNSQQTLLL; encoded by the exons TTCAACAGTTCTGGAGGATCAAGAAAACTCAGGAGTGTCCTGTCTGCAGGAGGAGATCCTCAAGAGAACATCCTCCAATTAATCTTGTGTTAAAAAACTTGTGTGAGTTGGCCCTGACGGAGAGAAATGAGACGAGTTCATCAGGATCTGAGGAGATCTGCAGTTTACACAGTGAGAAACTCAAACTCTTCTGTCTGGAGGACAAACAACCTGCGTGTTTAGTGTGCAGAGATTCACAGAAACACGTCAGTCACACATTCAGACCCATCAGTGAAGTGGTCTCATCATATAAG GAGGAGCTCAATACAGCACTGAAGTCCTTACAAGATAAacttcaacaaaatgaaaacattaaaggaGAGTTTGAGAAAACAGTTCAACACATCAAG TCTCAAGTTGAGCACACAGAGCGTCAGATTAAACAGCAGTTTGAGAAgcttcatcagtttctcagagatgaagaagaagctacaatcactgcactgagggaggaagaggagcagaagaagcagatgatgaaggagaagctggaggagatgaacagacacatctcagctctttcacacacaatcaAAGACATGGAGGAGATGATGAAAGCCAATGACGTCTGCTTTCTGAAG AAGTTTCCAGTCTCAATGGAAAG AGTCCAGAGCTCACAGCCGGATCCACAGATGGCTTCTGGAGCTTTGATTCATGTGCCGCGTTACTTGGGCAACCTGCCGTTTAGAGTCTGGAAGAAGATGCAGGACATTGTCCAAAACA CTCCTGTGATTCTGGATCCAAACACTGCTTATCCATATCTCGTCCTGTCTGATGATCTGACCAGTGTGAGAAACAGCGGGAACAAACAACCTCTTCCTGataatccagagagatttgacaGGTCTCTCTGTGTTCTGGGTTCAGAGGGttttaactcaggaacacactgCTGGGATGTGGAGGTTAAAGAGAGTCAATACTGGAGTCTTGGAGTAACTACAGCATCAAACCAGAGGAAGGGATATGATTTCTTCAACACTGATGTCTGGAGAGTGTCGTACAGACTGTCTTCAGGTTTTTGTGTTAAACAGAAGCTTGATCGTGTGAGAGTGAATCTGGACTATGACAGAGGAACGGTGTCATTCTCTGATCCTGTAACTAACACACatctacacacattcacacacaccttcactcacacactctttccATTCTTCTGGTGTAATGGGTCTTTCTCTCTGAGGATCTTACCAGTAAATAGTCAGCAAACGTTACTCCTGTAG